The following coding sequences lie in one Actinomyces capricornis genomic window:
- the metE gene encoding 5-methyltetrahydropteroyltriglutamate--homocysteine S-methyltransferase → MSTTPSSSTPAAPGMAAEMTSSAAPAPLPSATILGYPRIGRDRELKRALESYWKGAIDAGQLGQAAAGVRAATRARLAELGLTQPCAIPADFTLYDQVLQVTATLGAAPARFRDLLGEDGSLGLEGYFTLARGQGSRPALEMTKWLDSNYHYLVPEIDAETPIDYVDSTIADQVAEAAAQDAQVLRPVVVGPVSYLLLSKPSQEAAEGFHPLDRLGDVLHAYGHLLMDLQASGAPWVQFDEPALVADSWGVEPSRILAAVREAYTWLGAVVERPQILVAGTYGALDEALPVLGATPIEAVALDLVAGPVPAAEDLAALAGKSVVAGVVSGRNIWRTDLDRALTVLEELRESLPEGTPITVATSTSLQHVPHDVERETSIDPQIRSWLAFADQKVGEVLTLARGLAQGRQAISAELAQDAELRAQRAAHPGVNREQVRAAVEAVTPADRTRAPYAERHRAQAERLGLPELPTTTIGSFPQTAEIRKARAAWRRGEIDDAAYDAAMRAEIAEVVALQERIGLDVLVHGEAERNDMVQYFAELLDGFVTTEHGWVQSYGSRCTRPSILWGDVARPEPMTVAWSAYAQSLTDKPLKGMLTGPVTIMAWSFVRDDLPRAQVADQLGLALREEVADLEAAGIGVIQVDEPAIRETLPLRAADRPEYLEWSVGSFRLATGGAAPATQVHTHLCYSEFDVVIDAVDHLDADVTSIEASRSRMDILPAVAAHGFERQLGPGVWDIHSPRVPSLAECTELLQRAVDALGAPTVWVNPDCGLKTRAYTETEESLVNLVGAARAVREGL, encoded by the coding sequence ATGAGCACCACCCCATCCTCGTCGACCCCGGCCGCGCCTGGGATGGCTGCCGAGATGACCTCATCCGCCGCCCCAGCGCCCCTGCCCAGCGCCACGATCCTGGGCTACCCGCGCATCGGGCGGGACCGTGAGCTCAAGCGCGCCCTGGAGTCCTACTGGAAGGGGGCGATCGATGCCGGGCAGTTGGGCCAGGCCGCGGCCGGGGTCCGCGCCGCCACCCGCGCCCGCCTGGCCGAGCTGGGACTGACCCAGCCCTGCGCCATCCCCGCCGACTTCACCCTCTACGACCAGGTCCTCCAGGTCACCGCCACCCTGGGCGCGGCCCCCGCCCGCTTCCGCGACCTGCTGGGCGAGGACGGGTCCCTGGGCCTGGAGGGCTACTTCACCCTGGCCCGCGGCCAGGGCAGCCGCCCCGCCCTGGAGATGACCAAGTGGCTCGACTCCAACTACCACTACCTGGTGCCCGAGATCGACGCCGAGACGCCCATCGACTATGTGGACTCGACGATCGCGGATCAGGTCGCCGAGGCTGCCGCCCAGGACGCCCAGGTCCTGCGCCCCGTCGTCGTGGGCCCCGTCAGCTACCTGCTGCTGTCCAAGCCCTCCCAGGAGGCGGCCGAGGGCTTCCACCCCCTGGACCGCCTGGGCGATGTCCTCCACGCCTACGGCCACCTGCTCATGGACCTGCAGGCCTCGGGCGCCCCCTGGGTGCAGTTCGACGAGCCGGCCCTGGTGGCCGACTCCTGGGGCGTGGAGCCCAGCCGCATCCTGGCGGCGGTGCGCGAGGCCTACACCTGGCTGGGCGCCGTCGTCGAGCGCCCCCAGATCCTGGTGGCCGGCACCTATGGCGCGCTGGACGAGGCCCTGCCCGTCCTGGGCGCCACCCCCATCGAGGCGGTGGCCCTCGACCTGGTGGCCGGGCCGGTGCCCGCGGCCGAGGACCTGGCCGCCCTGGCGGGCAAGTCCGTGGTGGCCGGAGTGGTCTCGGGCCGCAACATCTGGCGCACCGACCTGGATCGGGCACTGACCGTCCTGGAGGAGCTGCGCGAGTCGCTGCCCGAGGGCACGCCCATCACCGTGGCCACCTCCACCTCCCTGCAGCACGTGCCCCACGACGTCGAGCGCGAGACCTCCATCGACCCCCAGATCCGCTCGTGGCTGGCCTTCGCCGACCAGAAGGTGGGGGAGGTCCTCACCCTGGCCCGGGGCCTGGCCCAGGGCCGCCAGGCCATCAGCGCCGAGCTGGCCCAGGACGCCGAGCTGCGCGCTCAGCGCGCCGCCCACCCCGGGGTCAACCGGGAGCAGGTGCGCGCCGCCGTGGAGGCCGTGACCCCCGCCGACCGCACCCGCGCCCCCTACGCCGAGCGCCACCGGGCCCAGGCCGAGCGCCTGGGGCTGCCCGAGCTGCCCACCACCACCATCGGCTCCTTCCCCCAGACCGCCGAGATCCGCAAGGCCCGGGCCGCCTGGCGCAGGGGGGAGATCGACGACGCCGCCTACGACGCCGCCATGCGCGCCGAGATCGCCGAGGTCGTGGCCCTCCAGGAGCGCATCGGCCTGGACGTGCTGGTCCACGGCGAGGCCGAGCGCAATGACATGGTCCAGTACTTCGCCGAGCTGCTCGACGGCTTCGTCACCACCGAGCACGGCTGGGTGCAGTCCTACGGCTCGCGCTGCACGCGGCCCTCCATCCTGTGGGGGGACGTGGCGCGCCCCGAGCCCATGACCGTGGCCTGGTCGGCCTACGCCCAGTCCCTGACCGACAAGCCCCTCAAGGGCATGCTCACCGGACCGGTGACGATCATGGCCTGGTCCTTCGTGCGCGACGACCTGCCGCGCGCCCAGGTCGCCGACCAGCTCGGCCTGGCCCTGCGCGAGGAGGTGGCCGACCTGGAGGCCGCCGGCATCGGCGTCATCCAGGTCGATGAGCCCGCCATCCGAGAGACCCTGCCCCTGCGCGCCGCCGATCGCCCCGAGTACCTGGAGTGGTCGGTGGGCTCCTTCCGCCTGGCCACCGGCGGGGCCGCCCCCGCCACCCAGGTCCACACCCACCTGTGCTACTCCGAGTTCGACGTCGTCATCGACGCTGTGGACCACCTGGATGCGGATGTGACCTCCATCGAGGCCTCGCGCTCGCGCATGGACATCCTTCCGGCGGTGGCCGCCCACGGCTTCGAGCGCCAGCTGGGCCCGGGGGTGTGGGACATCCACTCCCCGCGCGTGCCCAGCCTGGCCGAGTGCACCGAGCTGCTCCAGCGCGCCGTGGACGCCCTGGGGGCGCCCACAGTGTGGGTCAACCCCGACTGCGGCCTGAAGACCCGGGCCTACACCGAGACCGAGGAGAGCCTGGTCAACCTCGTGGGCGCCGCCCGCGCGGTGCGCGAGGGTCTGTGA
- a CDS encoding right-handed parallel beta-helix repeat-containing protein has protein sequence MRRFVAQMAVLVLGLSVPFLVAPQASAAPEGRVIHVAASGGSDAGDGSAAKPYQTISTAISAASTGDTIELADGTYREGELTVDKGVTIRAAQGATPVISGAKVPSTWNNAGNGTWSTGHDMVRFCTVCTTNADPEVEGMAAHPEQVFVDGKPLTQVGSRAEVSASTFYVDDPDPVTLKEAGNNRAGYNVKPHTGASYVIGVDPAQHEVEVVQHHRALSSTADNVTLSGVVVEKYSAVQRWDYADPEIGTLTGGGMVVASGSNLRIEGSTFRYSSSATAVQVIDATSAVVTGNLFEDNGSNGFGINNSTNVTVERNLWTSNNTADHITTGCGAYCTLADTKVTHADGVRFAFNTVDYSEAGYDISEPAVYADQRGAGVWFDEGVINSEIVGNYFVNTPVAMFNEVSSNNLIASNIVEGAGVGIHVSGSDNTRIWNNTISHALTSVMIQEDSRSDGCNARRADGSCAQLQPWSAEHGLSWDTTGTVISNNIFSSEQTQAKEGDPWRFSAMLQVTGGANDDGSGAVYANDMISSIDHNVYYRAQNNGNPSTTVLWNWGKDLGTQSINAPELSEFTADSHVTASGKEANGLDLRGSRAQNPFFVSESADPTAFKTSDFHLKAGSPASGTGQALPADVASELGVNAGVAVDRGALVNVAWDSANAQAGAGSPAPAPADPQAGQQPAANAGAQPSEAPAADAPATQDSAGQAKSAAGAASAAPEGQSSAAEASAAQAPADQAPAAEAPAQGSDPAAQASADQGVAEQAPADQGAADQGAAGQAPADGAAPAAQGSADQAPAEQGAAPADGGAPAGQPPAAQAPADGTAPADQAPADAAPNGAAEAQGETGSAAGGQAATDAAEAAAHASSAGVTMASDSVPGGADDVSPLGVPAPAQAQEAAGGSATLPNTGAMAPVLIIVSAAALAVGAGVLLGRRRLGHGR, from the coding sequence ATGCGTCGATTCGTCGCCCAGATGGCGGTTCTTGTCCTAGGCCTCTCGGTGCCCTTCCTGGTGGCACCGCAGGCATCAGCGGCTCCTGAGGGGAGGGTGATCCATGTGGCGGCCTCAGGTGGCTCGGATGCTGGTGACGGGTCTGCTGCCAAGCCCTACCAGACGATTTCCACTGCTATCAGTGCTGCATCCACTGGCGACACCATTGAGTTGGCGGATGGGACCTATCGCGAAGGCGAGCTGACTGTGGACAAGGGGGTGACGATCCGTGCCGCCCAGGGAGCCACCCCGGTCATCTCTGGGGCTAAGGTTCCAAGTACCTGGAACAACGCTGGAAACGGGACCTGGTCCACGGGCCACGACATGGTTCGCTTCTGCACGGTGTGCACCACCAATGCCGACCCGGAGGTCGAGGGCATGGCCGCCCACCCCGAGCAGGTCTTCGTCGACGGCAAGCCGCTGACCCAGGTGGGCAGCCGCGCGGAGGTGAGCGCCTCGACCTTCTACGTCGATGATCCCGACCCGGTGACCCTCAAGGAGGCGGGCAACAACCGCGCCGGCTACAACGTCAAGCCCCACACCGGCGCCTCCTACGTCATCGGCGTCGACCCCGCCCAGCACGAGGTCGAGGTCGTCCAGCACCACCGGGCCCTGTCCTCCACGGCGGACAACGTGACCCTCTCGGGGGTCGTGGTGGAGAAGTACTCCGCGGTCCAGCGCTGGGACTACGCGGACCCTGAGATCGGCACTCTCACGGGTGGTGGCATGGTCGTCGCCTCCGGCAGCAATCTGCGCATCGAGGGCTCCACCTTCCGCTACTCCTCCTCCGCCACGGCGGTTCAGGTCATTGATGCCACGAGCGCGGTCGTCACGGGGAACCTCTTCGAGGACAATGGCTCCAACGGGTTCGGGATCAACAACTCCACGAACGTGACCGTGGAGCGCAACCTGTGGACCTCCAACAACACCGCCGATCACATCACCACCGGCTGCGGGGCCTACTGCACACTGGCCGATACCAAGGTCACCCATGCTGACGGCGTGCGCTTCGCCTTCAATACCGTGGACTACTCGGAGGCCGGCTACGACATCTCCGAGCCCGCGGTCTATGCGGATCAGCGCGGCGCCGGCGTGTGGTTCGACGAGGGCGTCATCAACTCCGAGATCGTCGGCAACTACTTCGTCAACACCCCGGTGGCGATGTTCAACGAGGTGTCCTCCAACAACCTCATCGCCTCCAATATCGTTGAGGGCGCGGGCGTGGGTATCCACGTCTCCGGCTCGGACAACACCAGGATCTGGAACAACACCATCTCCCACGCCCTGACCAGCGTCATGATCCAGGAGGACAGCCGCTCCGACGGCTGCAATGCGCGCCGCGCCGACGGCAGTTGCGCCCAGCTCCAGCCCTGGAGCGCCGAGCACGGCCTGTCCTGGGACACCACCGGTACGGTGATCAGCAACAACATCTTCTCCTCGGAGCAGACCCAGGCCAAGGAGGGCGACCCCTGGCGCTTCTCCGCCATGCTCCAGGTCACCGGAGGGGCCAACGACGACGGCTCGGGCGCTGTCTACGCCAACGACATGATCTCCTCCATCGACCACAACGTGTACTACCGGGCTCAGAACAACGGGAATCCCTCGACCACCGTGCTGTGGAACTGGGGCAAGGACCTGGGCACCCAGAGCATCAACGCCCCCGAGCTCTCCGAGTTCACCGCGGACTCGCACGTGACCGCCTCGGGCAAGGAGGCCAACGGCCTGGACCTGCGCGGCTCGCGCGCCCAGAACCCGTTCTTCGTCAGCGAGTCGGCCGACCCCACGGCCTTCAAGACCTCGGACTTCCACCTCAAGGCCGGCAGCCCCGCCTCGGGCACCGGTCAGGCCCTGCCCGCCGACGTCGCCAGTGAGCTCGGCGTCAACGCGGGGGTCGCGGTGGACCGCGGCGCGCTGGTCAACGTCGCCTGGGACAGTGCCAACGCCCAGGCCGGGGCGGGCAGCCCCGCGCCGGCGCCCGCCGACCCGCAGGCCGGTCAGCAGCCCGCCGCCAACGCGGGGGCCCAGCCCTCCGAGGCGCCCGCGGCCGACGCGCCCGCCACCCAGGACTCGGCCGGCCAGGCCAAGTCCGCCGCCGGGGCCGCCTCCGCGGCTCCTGAGGGCCAGTCCTCGGCGGCCGAGGCCTCCGCAGCCCAGGCCCCGGCGGACCAGGCTCCTGCGGCTGAGGCCCCCGCGCAGGGCTCGGATCCTGCCGCCCAGGCCTCGGCGGACCAGGGCGTCGCCGAGCAGGCCCCGGCGGACCAGGGTGCCGCCGACCAGGGCGCTGCCGGTCAGGCCCCCGCCGACGGCGCTGCCCCCGCTGCCCAGGGCTCGGCCGACCAGGCTCCGGCGGAGCAGGGTGCCGCCCCGGCTGACGGTGGAGCCCCGGCCGGTCAGCCCCCCGCGGCTCAGGCCCCGGCCGACGGCACTGCCCCGGCTGACCAGGCCCCCGCTGACGCCGCCCCGAACGGTGCCGCCGAGGCCCAGGGCGAGACCGGCTCCGCCGCGGGCGGCCAGGCGGCCACGGACGCCGCCGAGGCGGCCGCCCACGCCAGCAGCGCTGGGGTGACCATGGCCTCGGACTCCGTGCCCGGGGGTGCGGATGACGTTTCCCCGCTGGGGGTCCCGGCTCCCGCCCAGGCCCAGGAGGCCGCAGGGGGCTCGGCAACCCTGCCCAACACCGGAGCGATGGCGCCCGTGCTCATCATCGTCTCGGCGGCCGCGCTCGCCGTCGGGGCCGGGGTCCTGCTCGGCAGGCGCCGCCTGGGGCACGGCAGGTGA
- a CDS encoding BCCT family transporter — protein sequence MRSSLTRQSPQPREGMDKVVFGVSSILTIGFVAWGFLGTHSLSRVSSAALEGTIRNFGWLFVVSASLFVIFVVFIAMSRFGQIPLGGDAEEPEYRTSSWISMMFATGMGIGLIFYGVGEPLWFYMSPPPGTVDAQTAEAAATAMGTALFHWTIYPWAMYALVGLAMAYSTYRLGRSQLFSAMFTSLFGRAAIDGIGGRIINVLAIVATLFGSACSLGLGALQIGGGLAAANLVDRVGSGLLVGIIAVLTACFVASAISGIERGIQWLSNINMVLAVLLAIIVFLGGPTLFILNIIPSAVGDFIFELPEMASRTSAVGDEDMAAWLASWTVFYWAWWISWTPFVGMFIARISRGRTVRQFVTGVMFIPSVVSLIWFAIFGGGAIGLQERAERAQDTAGMLVHQTPEGPDLDFDKILFQMLDALPVPHVVLIILMALAVVLVAIFFVTGADSASIVMGGLSENGAEEPSRFTVVFWGVATGAVSAAMLLAGGDDPAEVLTGLRNITIVSALPFVIVMLLLCVSIYKDLSNDPLLLRHQLASQVLVDSVTTATEVHGDAEGIGLHASPIASPAEIGHDGAEPTGHGDVADEGAEAAPDSGPREGD from the coding sequence TTGCGCAGCTCCCTGACCCGCCAATCGCCCCAGCCCCGTGAGGGCATGGACAAGGTGGTCTTCGGCGTCTCCAGTATCCTGACCATCGGATTCGTCGCCTGGGGCTTCCTGGGAACCCACAGCCTGAGCAGGGTCTCGTCAGCGGCCCTGGAGGGAACGATCCGCAACTTCGGCTGGCTGTTCGTCGTCTCGGCCAGCCTGTTCGTCATCTTCGTCGTCTTCATCGCCATGTCGCGGTTCGGGCAGATCCCCCTGGGCGGGGATGCCGAGGAGCCCGAGTACCGGACCAGCTCGTGGATCTCCATGATGTTCGCCACCGGGATGGGCATCGGGCTCATCTTCTACGGAGTGGGCGAGCCTCTGTGGTTCTACATGTCGCCCCCGCCCGGGACGGTCGACGCGCAGACCGCCGAGGCCGCGGCCACCGCGATGGGCACGGCCCTGTTCCACTGGACGATCTACCCCTGGGCGATGTACGCCCTGGTGGGGCTCGCCATGGCCTACTCCACCTACCGCCTGGGCCGCTCCCAGCTGTTCTCCGCGATGTTCACCTCCCTGTTCGGGCGGGCCGCCATCGATGGCATCGGTGGCCGAATCATCAACGTCCTGGCCATCGTGGCCACGCTGTTCGGCTCGGCCTGCTCCCTGGGCCTGGGCGCCCTGCAGATCGGGGGCGGGCTGGCGGCCGCCAACCTGGTGGACAGGGTCGGCTCGGGGCTCCTGGTGGGCATCATCGCCGTCCTGACGGCCTGCTTCGTGGCCTCGGCCATCTCGGGGATCGAGCGCGGCATCCAGTGGCTGTCCAATATCAACATGGTGCTGGCTGTGCTGCTGGCCATCATCGTCTTCCTGGGCGGCCCCACCCTGTTCATCCTCAACATCATCCCCTCGGCCGTGGGCGACTTCATCTTCGAGCTGCCGGAGATGGCCTCGCGCACCTCCGCCGTCGGTGATGAGGACATGGCCGCCTGGCTGGCCTCCTGGACCGTCTTCTACTGGGCCTGGTGGATCTCGTGGACCCCCTTCGTGGGCATGTTCATCGCCCGCATCTCGCGGGGCCGCACGGTGCGCCAGTTCGTCACCGGGGTCATGTTCATCCCCTCGGTGGTCTCGCTCATCTGGTTCGCCATCTTCGGCGGTGGGGCCATCGGCCTGCAGGAGCGCGCCGAGCGCGCCCAGGACACCGCCGGGATGCTGGTTCACCAGACCCCTGAGGGCCCGGACCTGGACTTCGACAAGATCCTCTTCCAGATGCTTGACGCCCTCCCCGTGCCCCACGTGGTCCTCATCATCCTCATGGCCCTGGCCGTGGTGCTCGTGGCGATCTTCTTCGTCACCGGCGCCGACTCGGCCTCCATCGTCATGGGCGGGCTCTCGGAGAACGGGGCGGAGGAGCCCTCCCGCTTCACGGTGGTGTTCTGGGGCGTGGCCACCGGCGCCGTCTCAGCGGCGATGCTCCTGGCCGGGGGCGATGATCCCGCCGAGGTGCTCACCGGGCTGCGCAACATCACCATCGTCTCGGCACTGCCCTTCGTCATCGTCATGCTGCTGCTGTGCGTCTCCATCTACAAGGACCTCAGCAATGACCCCCTGCTGCTGCGCCACCAGCTGGCCAGCCAGGTCCTCGTGGACTCCGTGACCACGGCCACCGAGGTCCATGGGGACGCCGAGGGCATCGGCCTGCATGCCAGCCCCATCGCCAGTCCGGCAGAGATCGGGCACGACGGCGCTGAGCCGACGGGGCACGGCGACGTCGCGGATGAGGGGGCGGAAGCGGCCCCGGACTCCGGTCCCCGCGAAGGCGATTGA
- a CDS encoding methylenetetrahydrofolate reductase: MTHSADPHSAGRAPARPTVSLELFPPRPGRAAPATWSRIDSLLATAPDFVSVTYRPTFVTDAAGQGAVGVRVVNEPNPAEQVVEHVLGTSTVPLMAHLTCIGYRRSDVVEIVTHFLGMGVRRFLALRGDPPAGTAPDQVAGELPHADDLVRVIREVEAEYFGDGRRHVTVAVAAYPVTTDHAQAIEVLAAKQAAGADLAITQVFYDAEDYAALCRAASYAGVTMPVLPGLIPLTDLGRLTRLESLTGVPVPSGLRAALSSARGAELVGRGLDATLGLATDLLEAGAPGLHLYTFNRTRPALDIISHLRLGGILSGSAPDPRVREAIERGYLQATPGRGPSFLRGGHRRPPTGGTSPSGHHHH; encoded by the coding sequence GTGACACACTCCGCAGACCCCCACAGTGCAGGCCGTGCTCCTGCGCGCCCCACGGTCAGCCTGGAGCTCTTCCCTCCCCGGCCCGGGCGGGCCGCCCCGGCCACCTGGAGCCGCATCGACAGCCTCCTGGCCACCGCCCCCGATTTCGTCTCGGTGACCTACCGGCCCACCTTTGTCACCGACGCTGCCGGCCAGGGCGCGGTGGGGGTGCGCGTGGTCAACGAGCCCAACCCCGCCGAGCAGGTGGTCGAGCACGTCCTGGGCACCAGCACGGTGCCGCTCATGGCCCACCTGACCTGCATCGGCTACCGCCGCAGCGACGTCGTCGAGATCGTCACCCATTTCCTGGGCATGGGGGTGCGCCGCTTCCTGGCCCTGCGCGGGGACCCGCCCGCGGGCACCGCCCCCGACCAGGTGGCCGGCGAGCTGCCCCACGCCGATGACCTCGTGCGCGTCATCCGGGAGGTCGAGGCCGAGTACTTCGGCGACGGCCGGCGCCATGTCACCGTGGCCGTGGCCGCCTACCCGGTGACCACCGACCACGCCCAGGCCATCGAGGTCCTGGCCGCCAAGCAGGCCGCCGGGGCGGACCTGGCCATCACCCAGGTCTTCTACGACGCCGAGGACTACGCGGCCCTGTGCCGGGCGGCCTCCTACGCGGGCGTGACCATGCCGGTCCTGCCCGGCCTCATCCCCCTGACCGACCTGGGGCGCCTGACCCGCCTGGAGTCCCTCACCGGCGTGCCCGTCCCCTCCGGCCTGCGCGCCGCACTGTCCTCGGCCCGCGGCGCGGAGCTGGTGGGTCGGGGGCTGGACGCCACCCTGGGCCTGGCCACCGACCTGCTCGAGGCCGGCGCCCCGGGCCTGCACCTCTACACCTTCAACCGCACGCGCCCCGCCCTGGACATCATCAGCCATCTGCGGCTGGGCGGGATCCTGTCCGGCTCGGCCCCCGACCCGCGCGTGCGGGAGGCCATCGAGCGCGGCTACCTCCAGGCCACCCCCGGCAGGGGCCCGTCTTTTCTCAGGGGCGGCCACCGCCGGCCTCCCACCGGCGGCACCAGCCCGTCCGGTCACCACCACCACTAA
- a CDS encoding RNA-binding S4 domain-containing protein: protein MTDPTPTTIPVRGQIKLGQFLKLAGLVEDGGEARIAIQSGDVRVNGQVETRRGHHLDNGDAVSIELPGAVVTAVVAMIDDGA, encoded by the coding sequence ATGACAGACCCCACCCCCACCACCATCCCCGTTCGCGGACAGATCAAACTCGGACAGTTCCTCAAGCTCGCCGGCCTCGTGGAGGACGGGGGCGAGGCCCGTATCGCCATCCAGTCCGGTGATGTGCGGGTCAACGGCCAGGTGGAGACCCGTCGGGGCCACCATCTGGACAACGGCGATGCGGTGAGCATCGAGCTTCCCGGCGCCGTGGTCACCGCCGTGGTCGCCATGATCGACGACGGGGCCTGA